A genomic segment from Kyrpidia tusciae DSM 2912 encodes:
- a CDS encoding CoxG family protein — translation MRTYGGEYTLELPREKVWEFLIDPHRVGPCIPDLLELKVESENRFTTRVKGGGMGSGVDMKAEATLNDVDGGTLLKWRCDASISGPIASLGGRLIDNEARKIIEKVFANLENALVVSV, via the coding sequence ATCCGAACATATGGAGGAGAATATACCCTTGAGCTGCCGAGGGAAAAGGTTTGGGAGTTTTTGATCGATCCCCATCGAGTGGGGCCTTGTATTCCCGATTTGCTCGAATTGAAGGTCGAGAGTGAGAATCGTTTCACCACTCGTGTGAAGGGCGGCGGAATGGGCAGCGGAGTTGACATGAAAGCGGAAGCGACGCTCAACGATGTGGATGGGGGGACCCTCTTGAAATGGCGGTGCGACGCGTCGATCAGCGGGCCCATCGCGAGTCTCGGCGGGCGTCTGATTGACAATGAGGCGCGCAAAATCATTGAAAAGGTCTTTGCAAATCTGGAGAATGCACTGGTCGTTTCGGTATAG
- a CDS encoding XdhC family protein, which yields MELFLEPKNMDPPLIIVGTSPIALALEEWAPRFALAPLRISLEEAAPGGVADEPPTRLRNQLDLHTGTAAYGVVATMGVYDVDGLLALSALPLRYLGLVTSPKRWTAMRTDLAAAGASSEFIDFVTAPAGFDIGALGPQEIALSILAQIVERRRRHAQVRWRGQSAERHPEPDEAAHSRELAAPRQVIDPVCGMTVDLEKSPHRLVLDGTTYGFCCAGCRDRFARDPETYLSHA from the coding sequence GTGGAACTGTTTCTGGAACCCAAGAACATGGATCCCCCGCTGATCATTGTGGGGACGTCCCCGATCGCCCTCGCCCTGGAAGAATGGGCGCCCCGATTCGCCCTGGCGCCGCTCCGGATCTCTCTGGAAGAGGCGGCACCCGGCGGCGTTGCGGACGAACCGCCGACCAGGCTGCGCAATCAACTGGATCTTCACACCGGCACGGCGGCCTATGGCGTGGTGGCCACGATGGGGGTATACGATGTCGACGGACTGCTGGCCCTGTCCGCCCTGCCACTCCGGTATCTGGGCTTGGTCACCAGCCCGAAACGCTGGACAGCCATGCGCACCGATCTGGCGGCAGCGGGTGCTTCGAGCGAATTCATCGACTTCGTCACAGCGCCCGCGGGGTTCGATATCGGCGCCCTGGGTCCCCAAGAGATCGCCCTCAGTATTCTGGCACAAATCGTGGAGCGCCGCCGCCGCCACGCCCAGGTGCGCTGGCGGGGACAATCGGCCGAAAGGCATCCGGAACCCGACGAGGCCGCGCACAGCCGAGAGCTTGCGGCCCCCCGACAAGTGATCGATCCGGTCTGCGGAATGACCGTGGACTTGGAAAAGTCTCCTCACCGTTTGGTGCTGGACGGAACGACCTACGGGTTTTGCTGCGCCGGGTGTCGGGACCGTTTTGCGCGCGATCCGGAAACCTATCTGAGCCACGCTTGA
- a CDS encoding ATP-binding cassette domain-containing protein, giving the protein MTVTSYAEDAGGSHSDPSAGAQPPLLEMADVVKRFVVKKRGLRVETIAADRISFSVRAGEVFGLVGESGSGKSTLAHLIMGLEEPDGGEIRFRGQILVGGGKRGMFPYGDIQMVFQDPRSSLEPRMRIRDIVLEPLRAVSPQRRREYGNDEALVELMRRVGLHPDHLHRLPHEFSGGQRQRIAIARALITRPALVILDEPTSALDVSVQAQVINLLKDLQQQFGLTYLFISHNMGLVKYFCDRVGVLYQGRLVEVGDADQIFTQPQEAYTQKLLESVPSVVV; this is encoded by the coding sequence ATGACAGTTACAAGCTACGCCGAAGACGCTGGTGGTTCTCACTCTGACCCTTCGGCGGGCGCTCAGCCTCCCCTCCTGGAAATGGCGGACGTGGTGAAGCGCTTTGTGGTCAAAAAGCGGGGGCTGCGCGTCGAGACCATCGCCGCGGATCGGATTTCGTTTTCTGTGCGGGCTGGCGAGGTGTTCGGCCTCGTGGGGGAATCGGGCAGCGGCAAGTCCACCCTCGCCCATTTGATCATGGGTCTGGAGGAGCCGGACGGGGGTGAAATCCGCTTTCGGGGCCAGATACTTGTGGGGGGCGGGAAGCGGGGGATGTTCCCCTACGGGGATATTCAGATGGTGTTTCAGGATCCCCGGTCTTCGCTGGAACCGCGGATGCGCATCCGGGACATCGTTTTGGAGCCTCTGCGGGCGGTATCGCCGCAGCGGCGCCGGGAGTACGGGAACGACGAGGCTTTGGTGGAGCTCATGCGGCGTGTGGGTCTGCACCCCGACCATCTGCATCGCTTGCCCCACGAATTCAGCGGGGGTCAGCGCCAACGGATCGCCATCGCCCGGGCTCTCATCACCCGGCCGGCCCTGGTGATTCTCGATGAGCCGACATCAGCCCTGGATGTGTCGGTCCAGGCCCAGGTGATCAATCTGCTGAAAGACCTTCAGCAACAGTTTGGACTGACGTATCTGTTTATTTCCCACAATATGGGTTTAGTCAAATATTTCTGTGACCGGGTGGGGGTTCTGTATCAGGGGAGATTGGTGGAGGTCGGCGACGCAGACCAAATCTTTACACAACCCCAGGAGGCGTATACTCAAAAGCTGCTGGAATCGGTGCCGTCGGTGGTGGTGTGA
- a CDS encoding vWA domain-containing protein encodes MERLILDGIGRFTGDIVTQVTHFAPWLRNHGFRAGISETLTAVAALAELNLDSMDEVCSAFRAIYSRTPAEWGIFPSLFERYFCGRGVRLEEKRRLQPDDSIGGAGAGRQTERPPGETVQGFLAGYHPYDGERFALRADERVLKDVVQFTRLAVRTMDAPRGRKWRSRGREKIDLRQTMRCALRLAGEPFVLRMRRRRPDKPRIVLALDISGSMKPYAPFLAALAWSFTRARARTQIFLFSTRLLRVTSLIARKGVSGIPLSDLPGLRGGTRIGGALEQLLRRYPSLLHRRTCVIIASDGFDAGHPERMHTSMRDLAGRVGRVVWINPLLGEPGYEPASAGMSMALPYIDAFIDVHDAATWKKAVLGGALRRSAP; translated from the coding sequence ATGGAACGCCTGATCCTTGACGGGATTGGCCGGTTCACGGGCGACATCGTCACCCAGGTGACCCATTTTGCGCCCTGGCTGCGAAACCATGGGTTTCGCGCCGGGATTTCGGAAACGTTGACCGCCGTCGCCGCCCTGGCGGAATTGAACCTCGACAGCATGGACGAGGTCTGCAGCGCCTTTCGGGCGATCTATTCCCGAACACCGGCGGAATGGGGCATCTTTCCGAGTTTGTTTGAGCGATATTTTTGCGGTCGGGGAGTGCGACTGGAGGAGAAGCGCCGCCTGCAGCCGGATGATTCGATCGGCGGCGCCGGCGCCGGTCGGCAGACGGAGCGCCCGCCGGGGGAAACTGTCCAGGGGTTTCTCGCCGGATATCATCCGTACGACGGCGAACGGTTCGCATTGCGGGCGGACGAGCGGGTGCTGAAAGACGTGGTTCAGTTCACCCGGCTGGCGGTGCGTACGATGGACGCACCGCGGGGCCGCAAGTGGCGATCCCGGGGAAGGGAAAAAATCGACTTGCGCCAAACCATGCGGTGCGCCCTGCGCCTGGCCGGGGAGCCCTTCGTCCTCAGAATGCGCCGGCGCCGTCCCGACAAGCCGCGAATTGTTCTGGCCCTCGACATTTCCGGCTCCATGAAGCCCTATGCGCCGTTTCTCGCGGCTCTCGCCTGGTCGTTCACCCGGGCCCGGGCGCGCACGCAAATCTTTCTCTTTTCCACGCGGCTGCTGCGGGTGACGTCGCTCATCGCCCGCAAAGGGGTTTCGGGCATTCCGTTATCCGACCTGCCGGGACTTCGGGGCGGCACTCGGATCGGCGGCGCGTTGGAACAATTGCTTCGGCGCTATCCCAGTTTGCTCCATCGCCGCACCTGCGTCATCATCGCGTCGGATGGATTTGATGCCGGCCACCCGGAGCGCATGCATACTTCCATGCGCGACCTGGCGGGCCGGGTGGGCCGCGTGGTGTGGATCAATCCACTGCTCGGCGAGCCGGGATATGAGCCGGCATCGGCGGGCATGTCAATGGCGTTGCCGTACATCGACGCTTTTATCGATGTCCACGACGCGGCGACCTGGAAAAAAGCGGTGCTGGGCGGAGCGCTGCGAAGATCGGCGCCCTGA
- the nfsA gene encoding oxygen-insensitive NADPH nitroreductase yields MNDTIRLIQNHRSVREYLPREVSEEMIEEIVRSAQSAATSSFVQAYTVIAVRDPKIKWELAELSGNRHVETCSVALVFCADVRRMMEAAGAGDRGGELSNAELFIVATVDTALAAENAALAAESMGLGICFVGGIRNQIREVTRLLEIPRFVYPVFALTVGYPAERPEKKPRLPLEVVLHRNRYEPDRDVHIADYDQTVSAYYRARTEGKRTHGWSEYVARVLQAPRRPFMLDYLREQGFLEDTRGEPRQS; encoded by the coding sequence GTGAACGACACGATACGTTTGATACAAAACCATCGGTCCGTACGGGAGTATTTGCCCCGCGAGGTATCTGAGGAGATGATCGAGGAGATCGTGCGCAGCGCGCAATCGGCGGCCACTTCCAGCTTCGTTCAGGCTTACACCGTGATCGCCGTTCGAGACCCGAAGATAAAATGGGAACTGGCGGAGTTGTCCGGCAATCGGCACGTCGAGACTTGTTCGGTGGCTCTGGTGTTTTGTGCAGACGTGAGGCGGATGATGGAGGCCGCAGGAGCCGGGGACAGAGGGGGTGAGCTTTCAAACGCCGAACTTTTTATCGTGGCCACCGTGGACACTGCCTTGGCGGCGGAGAATGCCGCCTTGGCCGCTGAATCGATGGGGTTGGGAATCTGTTTTGTCGGGGGGATCCGCAATCAGATCCGCGAGGTCACCCGGCTATTGGAAATCCCGCGCTTCGTTTACCCGGTATTTGCGCTGACGGTGGGCTATCCCGCCGAGCGACCGGAGAAAAAACCACGGCTGCCCCTGGAGGTTGTGCTGCACCGGAATCGCTACGAACCGGACCGGGATGTGCACATCGCCGATTACGATCAGACGGTGAGCGCCTATTACCGCGCTCGGACCGAGGGGAAACGCACCCACGGGTGGAGTGAATACGTGGCCCGGGTTCTCCAGGCGCCCCGCCGGCCCTTTATGCTCGACTACCTTCGGGAACAGGGATTTTTGGAAGATACGCGGGGGGAACCTCGCCAAAGCTGA
- the csx20 gene encoding CRISPR-associated protein Csx20 — MVLLFSHSLMSEQEEEARERWRVGRFAALPAELQERWSQIPPEGPFPADWLDPIWNWIEQETVPGDLVLVHGEPGAILLAVAWCRRHGRIPLYATTRREYTSVPRPDGGVENRHVFRHVQFREYPSLPDDAGIFPSD, encoded by the coding sequence ATGGTTTTGCTCTTTTCGCACAGCCTGATGTCGGAGCAGGAGGAGGAGGCCCGGGAACGATGGAGGGTGGGGCGGTTTGCGGCCCTACCCGCGGAGCTGCAGGAGCGGTGGTCCCAGATTCCCCCGGAGGGGCCTTTTCCTGCGGATTGGCTGGACCCGATCTGGAACTGGATCGAACAGGAGACGGTGCCGGGTGACCTCGTGCTTGTGCACGGCGAACCCGGCGCCATTTTGCTGGCGGTGGCGTGGTGTCGGCGGCACGGGCGGATTCCGCTCTATGCCACCACCCGACGAGAATACACTTCAGTGCCGCGGCCGGACGGCGGGGTAGAAAACCGGCACGTATTTCGGCACGTGCAATTCCGGGAATACCCGAGTTTACCGGATGATGCGGGCATCTTTCCTTCGGATTAA
- a CDS encoding TerC family protein has protein sequence MEFLSAAFFSALLAIIIIDLVLAGDNAVVIGMSARTLPKDLQKKAIVWGTLIAIVVRILATFVAVWLLEIPGLLLAGGLLLIWISYKLLIQQSKHDGAAGSGLGKVAGTMAVAEAAVGLRAAIRTIVVADAAMGLDNVLAVAGAAHGHWILVFLGLVISIPLVVWGSTLIVKLMDRFPWLIYVGGGVLAWTAGKMIADEPLLQTVFDNPVLYWMVIILVIAGVLTAGLITNQRRHQAAGS, from the coding sequence TTGGAATTTCTTTCAGCGGCATTTTTCTCTGCGCTTTTGGCCATTATTATCATTGACCTGGTGCTGGCCGGCGACAACGCCGTCGTGATCGGAATGTCGGCCAGAACGCTCCCCAAGGACCTACAGAAAAAAGCGATTGTATGGGGTACTTTGATCGCTATCGTCGTTCGCATCCTCGCCACCTTCGTCGCGGTGTGGCTGCTCGAGATCCCCGGTCTTCTCCTTGCGGGGGGGCTGCTGTTAATCTGGATTTCTTATAAATTGCTCATTCAGCAGAGTAAGCACGATGGCGCGGCTGGATCCGGCTTGGGAAAGGTTGCCGGCACCATGGCCGTGGCGGAGGCGGCCGTCGGTCTTCGGGCAGCCATCCGGACCATCGTCGTCGCCGATGCTGCTATGGGCTTAGACAACGTCCTGGCGGTGGCTGGAGCCGCTCACGGTCACTGGATTCTCGTATTCTTGGGCCTCGTGATCAGTATTCCCCTTGTCGTGTGGGGCAGCACCCTCATCGTCAAGCTCATGGATCGGTTCCCGTGGCTCATCTACGTGGGCGGCGGGGTCTTGGCCTGGACGGCCGGAAAAATGATCGCCGACGAACCGCTGCTGCAAACAGTATTTGACAACCCCGTCTTGTACTGGATGGTCATCATCCTCGTCATCGCCGGAGTTCTCACGGCCGGTCTCATCACGAATCAAAGGAGGCACCAAGCCGCGGGGAGTTAA
- a CDS encoding c-type cytochrome encodes MKKLLAVLAAGALLVAGCGAASQPSSGSGSSSASTPTTSSQSGSSSSSSSSSGSGGGSADVTALYQQNCQACHGANLEGGVGPALDKVGAKLSEDQIQKQIENGGGTMPGFKSSMKEDDIKALATWLAAKK; translated from the coding sequence ATGAAGAAACTTCTCGCTGTCCTCGCGGCAGGCGCTTTATTAGTGGCGGGTTGCGGCGCCGCATCCCAGCCCTCTTCGGGCTCGGGTTCCTCCAGTGCCTCAACGCCCACCACCTCCAGCCAAAGCGGATCGTCCTCTTCCTCGTCTTCATCTTCGGGTTCTGGCGGCGGCAGTGCAGACGTGACAGCCTTGTACCAGCAGAATTGCCAAGCGTGTCACGGCGCCAACCTCGAAGGAGGAGTCGGACCCGCGCTGGACAAGGTGGGCGCCAAACTGTCCGAAGACCAGATTCAAAAGCAGATCGAAAACGGCGGTGGAACCATGCCTGGATTCAAGAGCAGCATGAAAGAGGACGACATCAAAGCCCTCGCCACGTGGCTTGCCGCCAAGAAGTGA
- a CDS encoding dipeptidase has protein sequence MNNGIDAAIRYAEAENERFLEELKDFIRIPSISALSEHKGDVLAAARWLVDALTRAGVQGARLVETEGNPVVYGEWMGKPGAPTALIYGHYDVQPVDPLNLWQSPPFEPEVRDGKIYGRGTSDDKGQVFMHVKAVEAWLKAVGELPVNVKFCFEGEEEVGSGSLPGCLEANRDLFQADVLVISDTSMLAPGRPAICYGLRGMAALQVDVYGAKGDLHSGIYGGGVPNPIHALVEILASMHGSDGRVRVQGFYDRVRDLTPEEREAIRGLGFDERALARDLGLSVLVGEAGYNYVERTTARPTLEINGIYGGFQGEGTKTVIPAEAHAKITCRLVPDQDPGEIMDLIAAHVSRHAPVGVRVEVQRFDGGRPYVAPLDHPGIQAAIPAYEAVYGTGPVFTRLGGSIPIVEEFHRILGLTAVMMGFSLPTENNHAPNEHFDLGNFKKGIRTLCVYWNELARRGLGEAEGA, from the coding sequence GTGAACAATGGAATTGACGCCGCAATCCGATATGCCGAGGCAGAAAATGAAAGATTTTTAGAGGAGCTCAAGGATTTTATTCGCATTCCGAGCATCAGCGCGCTGTCAGAGCACAAGGGGGATGTCCTGGCGGCGGCGCGATGGTTGGTGGATGCGCTGACCCGGGCGGGGGTGCAGGGGGCGCGGCTGGTGGAAACGGAGGGGAATCCCGTGGTGTATGGAGAGTGGATGGGCAAACCTGGCGCTCCGACAGCGCTGATTTATGGCCATTATGACGTCCAGCCCGTGGACCCGTTAAACCTTTGGCAGTCGCCGCCCTTTGAACCCGAGGTGCGGGATGGGAAAATCTACGGCCGGGGTACGAGCGATGACAAGGGCCAGGTTTTCATGCACGTGAAGGCGGTCGAAGCGTGGCTAAAGGCTGTCGGAGAACTTCCGGTGAACGTAAAATTCTGCTTTGAAGGCGAGGAAGAGGTGGGCAGCGGGAGTCTGCCCGGGTGTCTGGAGGCGAACCGGGATCTTTTCCAAGCCGATGTACTGGTGATTTCCGATACTTCCATGCTGGCCCCGGGGCGTCCGGCGATCTGTTACGGGCTCAGGGGGATGGCGGCTCTGCAGGTGGATGTGTACGGTGCGAAGGGAGACCTGCATTCCGGCATCTACGGAGGCGGCGTGCCCAACCCCATCCACGCCCTGGTGGAGATCCTGGCGTCCATGCACGGTTCCGATGGCCGGGTGCGAGTGCAGGGTTTCTACGATCGGGTTCGGGATTTGACACCCGAGGAGCGGGAGGCGATCCGGGGGCTCGGCTTCGATGAAAGGGCCTTGGCCCGGGACCTCGGTCTATCGGTCCTGGTTGGGGAGGCGGGCTATAACTATGTCGAGCGGACCACCGCCCGGCCGACCCTGGAGATCAACGGGATCTATGGCGGATTTCAAGGGGAGGGGACGAAAACGGTGATCCCCGCCGAGGCCCACGCGAAGATCACCTGCCGGCTGGTCCCGGATCAGGATCCCGGCGAAATCATGGATCTCATCGCGGCTCACGTGTCCCGGCACGCGCCGGTGGGCGTTCGGGTGGAGGTGCAGCGGTTCGACGGCGGCCGGCCCTATGTGGCGCCTCTGGATCATCCGGGCATTCAAGCGGCGATCCCTGCCTACGAGGCGGTGTACGGCACAGGGCCGGTGTTCACCCGATTGGGCGGATCCATCCCCATCGTGGAAGAGTTTCACCGCATTCTCGGATTGACCGCGGTGATGATGGGATTCAGTCTACCCACCGAGAATAACCACGCGCCGAACGAGCATTTTGACCTGGGGAATTTTAAAAAGGGGATCCGGACGCTGTGCGTGTATTGGAATGAGCTCGCCCGTCGGGGGTTAGGCGAAGCAGAAGGCGCATAG
- a CDS encoding XdhC family protein yields MVSRIDEAREMFARIQQAWSDGERTALLTITQVKGSAYRLPGAKMMMTEKGKMLGTLSGGCLESDLYGWAEKAIEEGKPRLVHYDLSESELWSLGIGCKGTMEVAIFPVHSSDPFWQSVREAVAEDRVISLAIELPTGVRAVFEGTNPIAGDMDELPEAVVQQLTQRIWSRTRAEVAVVDGRRFYVDTMRPNERLIICGAGHDAVPVAALAAKCGFRVTVLDPRKEFNGTGRFPAAEHLVVEPDQADPAPLAESWWVIMNHLQLRDEAALRLALQARPKFVGVLGPVSRTQEMLGNIGADFDSAPIHAPIGLDIGAETIDEVAVSIVSELLAVRSGRLGEPLHGREKIHG; encoded by the coding sequence ATGGTGTCAAGGATCGATGAAGCGCGCGAAATGTTTGCCCGCATACAACAGGCCTGGTCGGACGGAGAACGAACCGCTCTGTTGACGATTACCCAGGTGAAAGGCTCGGCCTATCGCCTTCCCGGCGCCAAAATGATGATGACGGAAAAAGGGAAGATGCTGGGAACCCTCAGCGGCGGTTGCCTCGAATCGGACCTCTACGGATGGGCGGAGAAGGCCATCGAGGAAGGCAAACCCCGCCTCGTCCATTACGATCTCAGTGAAAGCGAGTTGTGGTCCCTCGGGATTGGTTGTAAAGGAACCATGGAAGTCGCCATTTTTCCCGTTCATTCCTCGGACCCGTTTTGGCAATCGGTGCGGGAGGCCGTGGCCGAAGATCGCGTCATCTCGTTGGCCATCGAATTGCCGACCGGGGTCCGCGCTGTCTTTGAGGGCACAAATCCGATTGCCGGCGATATGGACGAATTGCCGGAAGCCGTCGTGCAGCAATTGACGCAGCGCATCTGGAGCCGGACGAGGGCGGAAGTCGCCGTCGTCGACGGCCGGCGCTTTTACGTCGACACGATGCGGCCGAACGAACGGCTGATCATCTGCGGCGCGGGCCACGACGCGGTGCCCGTGGCGGCCCTCGCCGCCAAATGCGGGTTTCGCGTCACCGTGCTCGACCCGCGCAAAGAATTTAACGGGACCGGTCGTTTTCCCGCGGCCGAACACCTGGTGGTCGAACCGGACCAAGCGGATCCCGCGCCATTGGCGGAAAGCTGGTGGGTCATCATGAACCACTTGCAATTGCGGGATGAAGCGGCGTTGCGCCTGGCGTTGCAAGCCCGGCCCAAATTCGTCGGCGTGCTGGGCCCCGTGTCGCGAACCCAGGAAATGCTCGGCAACATCGGCGCCGACTTCGACAGCGCTCCGATCCATGCGCCCATTGGACTGGATATAGGCGCAGAAACGATCGACGAAGTGGCGGTTTCGATCGTGTCCGAATTGCTGGCTGTGCGATCCGGCCGCTTGGGTGAACCGCTGCACGGGCGGGAGAAAATTCATGGTTGA
- a CDS encoding metallophosphoesterase family protein has translation MRVAFLSDIHGNVGALDAVLADVRKRGVDRIAVLGDIAYRGAEPTRAVEKVRELAAAGAEVIQGNADLWTVRGVEAGEVPDPFLEIMRREQEWTAGRLTADQVRYLEELPEDIFWDLEGVRIHAFHATPTNLFTAVLPDASAEVLEGRLMVKPAVDVYVYGHIHLPYVRYLWGKCVVNTGSVGLPFDGLPQPSYALLEVEAGRFRVTLERVPYDADRAAERLRQVDYPNLQMMRVIREAISPFG, from the coding sequence ATGCGGGTGGCGTTTTTGTCGGACATTCACGGCAATGTCGGGGCTCTTGATGCGGTGTTGGCGGATGTGCGGAAGCGGGGTGTCGACCGTATCGCGGTGCTGGGGGATATCGCCTATCGCGGCGCGGAGCCCACCCGGGCGGTGGAGAAGGTGCGGGAGTTGGCGGCGGCCGGCGCCGAGGTGATTCAAGGCAATGCCGACCTGTGGACGGTACGGGGCGTGGAGGCCGGCGAGGTGCCGGACCCGTTTTTGGAGATTATGCGCCGGGAGCAGGAGTGGACCGCCGGCCGGCTGACGGCAGACCAAGTGCGATACCTGGAGGAACTTCCGGAGGACATCTTTTGGGATCTCGAAGGGGTGCGGATTCACGCCTTTCACGCCACGCCCACCAATTTGTTCACCGCAGTGTTGCCGGATGCCTCCGCTGAAGTATTAGAGGGGCGGTTGATGGTCAAACCGGCGGTGGACGTCTATGTGTACGGGCATATTCACCTGCCCTATGTGCGCTATCTCTGGGGAAAATGTGTGGTGAACACCGGTAGTGTCGGCCTGCCCTTCGACGGCCTGCCCCAGCCGTCTTACGCCCTGCTCGAGGTGGAGGCCGGGCGGTTTCGGGTGACCCTGGAGCGGGTGCCCTATGACGCGGACCGGGCGGCAGAGCGTTTGCGACAAGTGGATTATCCGAATCTACAAATGATGCGGGTGATTCGGGAGGCGATCAGTCCTTTCGGATGA
- a CDS encoding AAA family ATPase, protein MNEQVRRLQKELRRAHYVAEEGLATVLHLAQRLARPLLLEGPAGVGKTALAKALAAVRSVNLVRLQCYEGLDASQALYDWDYPKQLLTARTAFADGAVNQAALYSEPFLIERPLLRALRERPAPVLLIDEVDRADEEFEALLLEFLSEFQLTIPELGTFRADEPPMVLLTSNRTRDLSDALRRRCLYIWVDYPSLEQEADIVSLHVPRIAPDLAKQIARAVRRLRKLSLLKPPGLAETIDFAQALTELEVHELDEGVIRLTLGCLLKTQEDLELVRERGLDVLWNA, encoded by the coding sequence ATGAACGAACAGGTGCGCCGACTCCAAAAGGAATTGCGGCGGGCCCACTATGTGGCGGAGGAAGGGCTGGCCACTGTCCTGCACTTGGCACAGCGGCTGGCCCGTCCGCTGTTGTTGGAAGGCCCCGCGGGTGTGGGAAAAACGGCGTTGGCGAAGGCGCTCGCCGCCGTCCGTTCCGTGAATCTCGTTCGCCTGCAATGCTATGAGGGGCTGGACGCGAGCCAGGCGTTGTATGATTGGGATTACCCGAAACAGTTGCTGACGGCGCGCACGGCTTTCGCCGACGGCGCCGTAAACCAGGCGGCGCTTTACAGTGAGCCGTTTCTCATCGAACGCCCGCTTTTGCGGGCTCTCCGGGAAAGGCCGGCTCCGGTGCTGCTCATCGACGAAGTGGATCGGGCCGACGAGGAATTCGAGGCGCTGTTGCTGGAATTTCTGTCGGAATTCCAATTGACCATTCCCGAGTTGGGAACCTTCCGCGCCGATGAGCCGCCGATGGTGCTGTTGACCTCCAATCGCACCCGTGACTTATCGGACGCATTGCGCCGACGCTGTCTGTACATTTGGGTCGATTACCCGTCTTTGGAACAGGAGGCGGACATTGTCTCCCTGCATGTGCCGCGGATCGCGCCGGACCTCGCGAAACAAATCGCGCGCGCCGTGCGGAGGTTGCGCAAGTTGTCCCTGCTCAAGCCCCCCGGACTGGCGGAAACGATCGATTTTGCCCAGGCCTTGACCGAACTGGAGGTACACGAGTTGGACGAAGGGGTCATTCGCCTAACCCTCGGATGTTTGTTGAAAACCCAGGAAGACCTGGAGCTGGTGCGGGAGAGGGGACTCGACGTACTATGGAACGCCTGA
- a CDS encoding helix-turn-helix domain-containing protein, with amino-acid sequence MGFDHGKLRRVRQEKGWTIQELAEKCEVSPGLISQVERGRVVPTLTTFWRICQALEVPMHYFFEEQKDESMVVRRDQRKIIHFPGSHVKYHLLSPSLHGQIEFLLVEIEPGEAHDREGMVTHKGEECGYVLEGELIVRLGAQEIHLYEGDSICFPSSISHRYANPGSVISRSIWAMTPPSF; translated from the coding sequence ATGGGATTTGATCATGGGAAACTTCGCCGGGTGCGCCAAGAGAAGGGATGGACTATCCAGGAGTTGGCTGAAAAATGCGAGGTGAGTCCCGGGCTGATCAGCCAGGTGGAACGGGGCCGGGTGGTGCCAACGTTGACCACTTTTTGGCGCATCTGCCAGGCTCTCGAGGTTCCCATGCACTATTTTTTTGAAGAACAGAAAGATGAGAGTATGGTGGTGCGACGGGACCAGCGAAAGATCATCCATTTTCCCGGATCCCATGTGAAATACCACCTGTTGAGTCCCTCTCTCCACGGACAGATCGAGTTTTTGCTCGTGGAGATTGAGCCGGGGGAAGCTCACGATCGCGAGGGGATGGTCACCCACAAGGGGGAAGAATGCGGGTATGTGCTGGAGGGGGAGTTGATCGTGCGCCTCGGCGCCCAAGAGATTCACTTGTACGAGGGCGACAGTATCTGCTTTCCCTCGTCGATTTCGCATCGTTATGCGAACCCCGGGAGTGTGATTTCGCGCTCCATCTGGGCGATGACACCGCCGAGCTTTTGA